One genomic window of Eleginops maclovinus isolate JMC-PN-2008 ecotype Puerto Natales chromosome 12, JC_Emac_rtc_rv5, whole genome shotgun sequence includes the following:
- the ptger4a gene encoding prostaglandin E receptor 4 (subtype EP4) a produces the protein MNNQSMTGRTMVPTIPSIMFIFGVVGNVIAIVVLCKSRKEQKETTFYTLVCGLAVTDLLGTLLASPVTIATYVKGSWPGEDPLCQYFGFTLLFFSLAGLSIIFAMSVERYIAINHAYFYNDYVDQKLAGLTLLAIYISNALFCALPIVGFGQVKKQYPQTWCFLEWRSNKTSDAAYSYMYAGFSSILILATVICNVLVCVALIRMHRRFVRRMSLGTDLGRNVDPPRRGRSFGRLAGAEIQMVILLIGTSAVVLICSIPLVAQVFLNQLYKTPVELRLDKNPDLRAIRFASFNPILDPWIYILLRKAVLLKLIEKIKCFFCKIGARRQQRQGHLHCIDAQQHSLAISNQDSKSLVSHDLRDFTSSSQTFLYLPEGGEVYKGSCHKSETPSASQPSSVRNSQASYLSEQGSFEAQSKEGKNLIRDVSALPCPKDQALQVSLNTDTVEEKCI, from the exons ATGAATAATCAATCGATGACAGGGAGGACAATGGTCCCGACCATTCCGTCCATTATGTTCATTTTTGGGGTGGTTGGAAATGTTATCGCCATCGTAGTTCTTTGCAAATCTCGCAAAGAACAGAAGGAAACCACATTTTACACGCTGGTGTGTGGACTGGCAGTGACGGACCTGCTGGGCACACTGCTGGCCAGCCCGGTCACCATCGCCACTTATGTGAAAGGCTCGTGGCCCGGAGAGGACCCGTTGTGCCAATACTTTGGGTTCACAttgctcttcttctctttggCAGGGCTCAGTATCATATTTGCCATGTCCGTGGAGAGATACATCGCTATTAACCATGCGTACTTCTACAATGACTATGTGGACCAAAAACTGGCGGGTTTGACACTCCTAGCGATATACATCTCCAACGCGCTTTTCTGCGCCCTGCCGATTGTTGGCTTTGGACAGGTGAAAAAACAATACCCGCAGACTTGGTGTTTTTTGGAGTGGAGGAGCAACAAGACTAGCGATGCAGCTTACTCCTACATGTACGCCGGTTTCAGTTCTATTCTGATCCTCGCCACTGTTATCTGCAACGTGCTGGTGTGCGTGGCTCTGATTCGGATGCACCGGCGCTTCGTGCGTAGGATGTCGCTGGGAACCGATCTTGGGCGCAACGTGGACCCGCCGAGGAGAGGACGCAGCTTTGGACGTCTGGCCGGTGCAGAGATTCAGATGGTTATTCTGCTTATAGGCACTTCGGCAGTGGTGCTTATCTGCTCCATCCCACTTGTT GCTCAGGTGTTTTTGAACCAGCTGTATAAAACTCCAGTGGAGCTGCGTCTGGACAAAAACCCTGATCTCCGAGCGATACGATTTGCCTCCTTTAATCCCATTCTTGACCCCTGGATCTACATCCTGCTCCGCAAGGCCGTTCTCCTCAAACTCATTGAGaaaatcaagtgttttttttgcaagaTTGGAGCACGGAGGCAACAGAGACAGGGACATTTACACTGTATAGACGCCCAACAACACTCCTTGGCTATTTCTAACCAGGATTCAAAGTCGTTGGTTTCCCACGACCTGAGAGACTTCACCAGCAGCTCCCAGACGTTCCTCTACCTGCCAGAGGGAGGTGAAGTGTACAAAGGAAGCTGCCATAAATCAGAAACACCCTCTGCTTCACAACCTTCATCAGTCAGAAACTCACAAGCATCTTATTTGTCTGAGCAGGGCAGCTTTGAGGCTCAGAGTAAAGAAGGGAAAAATTTAATCAGGGACGTTTCAGCACTGCCATGCCCAAAAGACCAAGCACTTCAGGTGTCGTtgaacacagacacagttgAGGAAAAATGTATCTGA
- the mrps27 gene encoding 28S ribosomal protein S27, mitochondrial yields the protein MAASVLKRCVTAAVKVKCLSPSFSARRWLLSAAYTDTKVWEAREKEPLNLALLANNMDRTYDRNLPVSSLTVSRFVDNISSQEEVNQAEYYLYKFRHSPNCWYLRDWTIHSWIRQCLKYEVREKALHTLKNKVQYGIFPDDFTFNLLIDSYIKDGDFKSACSVVEEVMLQEAVDLSSTQILSLYALASYLATRPQLTVSEERMLGASLLLCGIKQDNSVGLSAQLLGNAMLGKVEMLKGIHAVFKGMPLFWERGYLSRALDVMEGVAAASEDVKLSKDSLDYMNDLLKELSSTSDSESSGEESAGEEEKKETTVDEDDKAEQAKLPQYVSRFKELCGRLESEGKVDSASFLVAVTALAQQNLAAAEKSDLEQYERKVPAWEAERRQLIQREKELRLQAEQEKMERLAAKAAAQQEETRAEQ from the exons ATGGCAGCCTCCGTGTTGAAGCGATGTGTTACTGCGGCTGTCAAAGTTAAATGTTTATCCCCGTCTTTTTCAG CCAGGAGATGGTTGCTCTCAGCAGCTTACACAGACACCAAAGTGTGGGAAGCAAGGGAGAAAGAGCCTCTAAACCTGG CTCTACTTGCCAACAATATGGACAGGACATACGACAGAAATCTTCCAGTGAGCTCTCTGACTGTGTCTCGG tttgttGACAACATTTCATCTCAAGAGGAAGTGAACCAAGCAGAGTACTACCTTTACAA GTTTCGTCACAGTCCAAACTGTTGGTACCTGAGAGACTGGACCATTCACAGTTGGATAAGGCAGTGTCTAAAATATGAAGTCAGAGAGAAGGCCCTGCACACACTTAAAAACAAG GTCCAGTATGGAATATTCCCAGATGACTTCACGTTTAACCTGCTCATCGATTCTTACATTAAGGATGGCGACTTCAAAA GTGCGTGCTCTGTGGTTGAAGAGGTGATGCTTCAGGAGGCCGTCGACCTTTCCTCCACACAGATCCTGTCTCTGTATGCCCTTGCCAGTTACCTAGCAACCAGACCACAACTCACT GTGTCGGAGGAGCGGATGTTGGGAGCGTCGCTGCTCCTCTGTGGGATAAAGCAGGACAACTCTGTTGGCCTCAGCGCTCAGCTGCTGGGCAACGCCATGCTAG GCAAGGTGGAAATGTTGAAGGGCATTCATGCCGTGTTCAAAGGGATGCCTCTGTTCTGGGAGCGGGGATATCTGAGCCGGGCGCTGGATGTCATGGAAGGAGTGGCTGCTGCTTCTGAGGACGTCAAGCTGTCCAAAGACTCC cTGGACTACATGAACGACTTGCTAAAGGAACTGTCTTCCACCTCAGACAGCGAGTCGTCTGGAGAGGAGTcggcaggagaggaggaaaagaaagaaaccaCTGTCGATGAAGACGATAAGGCGGAGCAGGCTAAGCTCCCTCAATATGTCAGTAGATTCAAG GAACTGTGTGGCCGGCTGGAGTCTGAGGGTAAAGTGGACTCTGCCTCATTCCTCGTTGCAGTGACCGCTCTGGCCCAACAGAACCTGGCTGCTGCGGAGAAATCCGACCTGGAGCAGTACGAGAGGAAGGTGCCGGCctgggaggcagagagaaggcAGCTGAtccagagagagaaggagtTGAGGTTGCAGGCTGAGCAGGAGAAAATGGAGCGGTTAGCAGCCAAGGCCGCAGCCCAGCAGGAGGAGACGAGAGCCGAACAATGA